One Eurosta solidaginis isolate ZX-2024a chromosome 1, ASM4086904v1, whole genome shotgun sequence genomic window, CCATTGTACTTTTTTCTAGAATATTCCGTGGGTTATACATCTTCTCTTGACACTATTCGTGAATCCGAGACagacatcaggacaggtatgaagAGAGACTTGTATGGCGTGTTTTTTACTGGTCCAGAGAGAGCACTATTAAATgacctacttagtccaaagtttGCACTCCAAACTACTACTCAGACTGCAACGTCTATTCTCATTCCATGGATTTCGGGGTTATGCTGTAGCTCAGCTGTTCGTCAACTTGTTATTCACCATTCTGACGACGACATCCTCTCCCAACTGCAACAATTCTTGGCTGTTTTCAATTGCTCTGCTGCAATCTGGTAATCTACTAAATCGGCTAAATTGTTGCATACCTGTTGCGCCCCACCGTAGAGAATAATACCTAAGAGTTCAGAAAGAATGTTCTTGGTCGTACGCTGCCTAGCAATTTCGTCTGAAATGCAATTTCCTTTAATGTCCATGTATCCTACAACCCATGTGAGGTATACACGATTCTGTTGGGCCATCTTCTGAAGAGGCTGGCTAAAATTTAATGTTAGCCCAGAATTCAATGAGTTAGAGCCAACAGATTTAGTTGCCGCTTGGTtgtttctaaaaataaatatttcctttCCAAACTGCGATTTTCATGTTAGCTGATACTTCTGCCtaaaatacactgcagtggtcaggTAGTCAGAAAGAAAGTTGAAGGCGTCGGTCCCTTGAATGGACCCCTCCTTTAACCCTGCTTGAAATGTTTGTCTTGAAGTTGCTGTACACAAGTGTCGTGGTCATATATCGATGATGCTCCGAATATGAAAACTATAATTATTCAGTATGCTCGATTTTACTGTGGTTCTAGTATTCCAACTAAACAACTCTCTTAAACGCAGCTCCAAGGGTAGAATGTTAAAAAGGCTCTGAGGTGGGGAAATAATACCAGACTGAGTGTGTCGCTTGTGATATAGCGTGTTATATCAAACTTCCACAATGACGAAAGTATTTTCCTTCCCTTGAGAAATTCATCAACCAGTCGCACTATCAATCTTTTTATACCCAGATTCGTTAGGGCGTGGTTAACGGCGCCTTTTGATTTTCGCTGCTATTGCGATTTGCTTAAAGTGAATTTTATTATGCACCGTAGATGCTCCCATTAAGACTTTGACAGATAATCAAATAAAAAGAATTATTTGTTGAGAGGGCAGAGTGGAAAGAAGAGTAATAAAGTGATTTCGAGTGTGCGGGGGAGAGTAGAGGTAAAATATATAGGAAGAGTTTGAAATAGCACTGACAACTGGAGCaatgtcatgcttttgttgtaaAGGCTTTGCTCAGTCCAAAAACTTCCATGCCTACATTTGATAAGTGGTCCTTACTCCTCTCCTTATCAGCCAACTCAACTTACTTTAATGTTCTCGCGCTATATCTCTCATCTGTTCCCATTCCTACCCCTTTTTCACACTCATTTCCACTCCCAATACCACTTTGCATCCAGTTCAACATCCATTCCCAATCCAACTACATCTCTCTCCAACGCCCACATCTATATACCACATCTCTATACCAAGTATTAGAAACCTACTTCTTTAAATTCAATAAAGATTGATAATAGAGTTAATATACATAAATCACTCTAATTTGAACCTAGGCAAAACCTCCCAATGTACACAATCGCATCCTAGATACCTTTTTATTCAATTAATCGAGTGGAGTCGGAAGACATACTTCAAACATAGGTAAAAATGGTTCGACCTAATTCAACATGCGATGTGAAGAAATGCTTTCGCTGAATGCGAGTTTAGTTTACAGCGAACAAACGCACAAAATAGTCACGTCACCTTGATGGGAAATTCTCTGCCTTTCCAGGCGATGCACTAGCAAAAAGTGTGAACCGGCGTTTgtctgttcattaccttcatttCTCTGATGGCCGGTGACTATTGGCttcacaacagtattaaatgtccagtataccattttgggAGGTAGCCCCTATGTTCTGCCATAGCGTCGATTGCAGGCGAAGAAGTCTCTTGTTACTATGTTTAAGGTAGCACCTAGATGAGCATTTCACATGAGGGCTCTACTCAGTGCAACCCCTAGTTATTTTGCTTTCAATGAAAATCGGACTTTGATTCCCCCAGGGATGATTCTGGCATGAACAGTTTTCTTCTCCGGGTAAAAGGGGGAATAAGTAAGAAAAAGTATGCATCACTCACCTCTGCAGCTGGTATATCGAACGCGAAACTTTCATTAAATACTGGACTCAGTGTCCTCTTCTTAACATGCGTCTTCTTCTTCGCAATGCGTTGTCCATTGTAAAGTAAATAGATCTTTACGTATGGATCAGCCAAGCCAGTTACATCCATGCGTGGCAAATTACGAGCTTTCAATAGAACAACAGTTAAACGTCCAGCAGCTGGTTGCCAACACAATGAAATCAATAATTCACCACGTCCTTGAGCGCGTATCTTCAAACTACGTGGTTGTATTTCCTTGCTAATGGAGAGTGCCTCTTTGGAGATATCACCAATCTCAATGGATGATAATGGGCAAACCACTTCACCAATAACATCATCACGTGAATAACGATCGAAGCTGAGTATGACAAAATGCAGTGACATGGTTTGCAAATCATTGATATTCAAGCCATAGAATGTGAAATCTTCATCATAAACCGGATTACGTGTATTACGTACGACGCGAGTCTTCACCTTATGTTGTTTATCGGGTAACAATTGAAGCTTAACATAGGGATCTGTAGCAGTTTGAGTACGTCCATTCAAGCCAGTTGGTATTTCATTAGATCCATTTGTaccatttttgttattattgctgTTATTGCCACCATCGCCGCCGCCAGCGCCTGAACCACCACCGCCACTTTTGCATGGCAAGCCACGGCAACGTATAATTGAGACCATCAATGCATTACGTTCGGCCAAATAGCGTAACTTGAAATAGATTGTACCCAATTTGCCATATTGATCGATAGTCAATTCTCTACCAACATCTTCCATAGCATCCAAatgatggtgatgatgatggTTGTGTTCATTATTATTATGGTTATTATTACCTTGAGTTTGTCCAACAATGGTGGTTTGTGTCTCAATTGTGGGTGAATGTTTTTGTTCACCACCATTCATTAGTTGTTGTCTTGCATGACGCGGTTGTATCTCATCTTCTTCAACATATTTCATGGTTTGTGGTGCAATTGGTGAAGTGGTCTGATCTTGCATTGGTTGTAAAATGCCTAATTGGTTGTTGCCAGTTGGTGATGGTGATTTCTTGAGATAATGTGGTGGCTGACCACTTGGTGAGCGTACGGCTGTTGGTCGGCGTGTTGGTTGGAAAGGGAAAGACGCATCATGTTGATTTTGTTTACGATTACGTTGACGTAATTGCTTGGCACAAATGCACGCCACAGAGCATAGCACAGCAGCAGTGGCGAAGCCCAAAAATGCTGGAACAACTGTTCaggttaaaataaaaatatatattagtaaaCAGTTAATATTCTGTTATTTTGTATATGGGAAATatgaatataaaatatatatcattAGCATATGTGACGCTCCGCGAGAAGGGTCCCTAACTCGAATGTTGTTGATTTAACATTATAAGCAGATATATTAGGTCGTATGTGCTAGTTTTCGCAGTATACGGAACAATTACTGTCGACTTTGACTGTTCGTAACTAAAGAAGTAACAAAGATGTCGATTAACGATCTTTACCAATTTCAAGAACAAACTTTCATTTGTATAAATCGCGACACGAGTCATGGGTCTTTTCTCGCGGAGCGTCACACATTGTCGATTCTTATAGAAATGAGAATGCTTGTAATCTTCGTTCCCTAATGCGGAAGGCATTGAACTTAACGACTACGTTTATATTCACATCAATCTTGGATTTATTGCGTGAGTTCACCATAAAATCATGGAAGAATAACCATTGTAAAACAAGATGCTTTTGACAAATGGAAAATAGAAAGGACTATGTTTGTGAGTTCCTAAACACTTATGTACTTAAATGAGGAAAATGTTTcctaaaaaatgtaaaaaatgtcCATTAAACTGAGGAAATTTTCAGTTTTGCGAGTAAGAATTtccaatttttgtaaaatacttttattttatatgaaggaaacatttttctaaattttttcaatCGATTATACTTGATATATAAGTATACTTATAaatatcacaagaactgcacctaacagaataagatttaagtcggcggtcgaggccctatgctccaataggagttgaggaggatgatgatgatgatgatgatgatatttACATACATGTGATGGCTTAGTGGTTAGAGCAATCGAATGCGAAGTTGAGGACCCGGACTCGATATCCACTGCCTCGACAGTTACGAATTTGATTTACTTATCTTTCATGAAAACGAATTGGTATATTCAATATTCTcggggagtgttcgagagaaaagttcttcgaattatttatgtacctctacgcgttggcgatgacaagtagcgaagaagatttaatgatgagctttaggAGCTTTACGCAGACGTCAACAAAGGTTAGCGAATTAAGAcccagcggctacgctggctaggctatgttatgcgaacgaaaaaTGACGATCAGGTGGTAaaagatttaaactcctttggtgtgaccaaacggcgccagttggcagagcgaagaagcgactggcgcgccttgttggacggtcacaaccgtttaaacggttaaccgCCCATTAATAGGTAAGAAAGAGTACCTGTCAATGGAAGACTCGACCCCACGGTATCAAACACGGATCTGTTTGCATAATCAATGGTCCAACTATCGACTCCATGTTGCCAACATCAACACCTCGTAGCCGAACCATTGGTACCAAATTAGCTTTTAATCGGGCGTTTCAATCACAAGGTCTTATCCTGGTACGATATGGAGTTATGATAGGGCTCATCCGATACATGATACATTTCCGCAATTGTAATACAAGTATTAGGGGATGTTAACAAACCGTTCTGAGCACCAGGAATAATAATTACAAACCTGCTTCCCAATTAAGGGGCTGCGGTTAAATCTTGCCAACACATCATGATTGAAATGTCCGTTCGCTGCAAAAACCTACTTCGACGATTTCTATAAAATATACATCTTCATTAATCACAGGTACTGATCACATTTACTCTAGACCAGATGCCATCGGTCAGCATAGCATAACGCAATTTCTGACATTTCGAAAGGAATTGTGAGCACAAACCCACTCTTACAATTATAAACTGTTATCAACAAACGGAAGGCATCTGCTTTATATTTAGTTTTCTCACAAGGTTACAACAGTTTAAACAACGTGCACAATTTTGATCAACCTTTTCAGAAAAGTAGTCTTTGAAATAATTATGCTTAGGTTAGAATAGGTAAAGAGGCAGTTTACTCTTGTGGGACCAGGAGTAAACTTTATGCAAACTTTCCAACGAAGAAGATCGCTTTACTCCAAAGCGAATATTTTTTTTGCCAACTCCAGCGAAGAAGAGACTGCATAGCTCCATTATGTATGCTCTATTGTCAAAAAAATTCACGAAAGTGAATTCATCGTATTAAGGAAAAAGCTAAAGACATCCGCCACAATATGATATGAAACCACAACCCCCGCGATTCATTCGTATCCTCAAGGCAGGAGTCAAGATCGGAATACAACCATCTGCGATATATTGTATCAGGTAACAACTGGTTGGTGCTGCTCCCCTGCTTTACAGTTTTAATCGACCGTGATAGGGTCGCGAAAGTGACACATCACATCTACTCTGCTCGCTTTCGAGTTAACAACACTCCAGGATTGGTTAGCCTTATTTATAAGCATCACTAATACGATGATGGCAATTTGCTACGTTTTAAGCGTAACTAATACGACGGCCTCCTTGGTGcagtggtagcgtgcttcgccaatcacaccaaagatcctgggttcaagc contains:
- the Syt4 gene encoding synaptotagmin-4 — translated: MGEEYTNNPDVSAVETIVPAFLGFATAAVLCSVACICAKQLRQRNRKQNQHDASFPFQPTRRPTAVRSPSGQPPHYLKKSPSPTGNNQLGILQPMQDQTTSPIAPQTMKYVEEDEIQPRHARQQLMNGGEQKHSPTIETQTTIVGQTQGNNNHNNNEHNHHHHHHLDAMEDVGRELTIDQYGKLGTIYFKLRYLAERNALMVSIIRCRGLPCKSGGGGSGAGGGDGGNNSNNNKNGTNGSNEIPTGLNGRTQTATDPYVKLQLLPDKQHKVKTRVVRNTRNPVYDEDFTFYGLNINDLQTMSLHFVILSFDRYSRDDVIGEVVCPLSSIEIGDISKEALSISKEIQPRSLKIRAQGRGELLISLCWQPAAGRLTVVLLKARNLPRMDVTGLADPYVKIYLLYNGQRIAKKKTHVKKRTLSPVFNESFAFDIPAAEGTGATLDGVSLELMLLDWDRVTKNEVIGRLELGGTHSGGTALNHWNEVCNSPRRQIAEWHKLNE